The following coding sequences are from one Verrucomicrobiia bacterium window:
- a CDS encoding sialidase family protein, giving the protein MKYIAKTCAVAFLALTLLGCDRSPANAAASGGGGGGGAAAAAADKMVKLSSSGLATYTDVLVGADGTIHSVYTERPAYGKPEYLYYRTSKDNGKTWSEVKNLSDDESGHSASYMRLVQDGAGRIYCVWKYIGANEILDGPGGYAAGRIVYRCLEGGTWSNRKALGDDKVPSYSWFAAVDPKGVAHIVWGQMTKEGIKIRGWGSATYAGLVRQATLNGANSVVKDILIPPPIVTKEEQAEMSKKGIYVKYEDTVPKKDGLMNLRGYVDAEGIAHFVGEDQGIKDGPSDQQTGNRIRHWDGKKFSTLYMFEKYQTYNNFNNPPVLALDANGKEWLIRAPEKSEKQCVRAYPITDGELGDFVNIIAPKSGPGLVANWQVATLAGGQLVLTAAFSETGGYDPEDLELYMSRFDGKGNWSAPQQLTNNGSKTTSSHKATGAISSVDSVTSYKTKFTAATAGKDGAPVLTTVNTESTIVGINSAGTTGSGRAVIVSSGGRVDNPYVFFLKP; this is encoded by the coding sequence ATGAAATACATTGCCAAGACTTGTGCCGTTGCCTTCCTCGCCTTGACCTTGCTGGGTTGTGACCGTTCACCGGCCAATGCGGCTGCATCCGGGGGCGGAGGAGGCGGTGGTGCCGCTGCAGCAGCGGCGGACAAGATGGTGAAGCTCTCCAGCTCTGGGCTGGCGACTTACACGGATGTGCTGGTGGGGGCGGATGGAACAATCCACAGCGTCTATACAGAGCGGCCCGCCTACGGGAAGCCGGAGTATCTCTACTACCGCACGAGCAAGGATAACGGCAAGACGTGGAGCGAGGTGAAGAACCTGAGCGATGATGAATCCGGGCATTCGGCGAGCTACATGCGGCTGGTGCAGGATGGCGCGGGCCGTATCTATTGCGTGTGGAAATACATCGGGGCCAATGAGATTTTGGATGGGCCGGGAGGTTATGCGGCCGGGCGGATCGTCTACCGCTGCCTGGAGGGCGGCACTTGGTCTAATCGCAAAGCACTTGGTGATGACAAAGTGCCTTCTTATTCGTGGTTCGCAGCGGTGGACCCGAAGGGTGTCGCGCACATCGTCTGGGGCCAGATGACGAAGGAAGGTATCAAGATCCGGGGCTGGGGATCGGCGACTTACGCAGGGCTCGTGCGGCAGGCGACGTTGAACGGCGCAAACAGCGTGGTGAAGGATATACTCATACCGCCACCCATTGTGACCAAGGAAGAGCAGGCGGAGATGAGCAAGAAGGGTATTTACGTGAAGTATGAGGACACGGTGCCCAAGAAGGATGGCTTGATGAATCTGCGCGGTTATGTGGATGCGGAGGGGATCGCGCATTTCGTGGGCGAGGACCAAGGCATCAAGGACGGGCCGTCTGATCAGCAGACGGGAAATCGCATCCGGCATTGGGACGGGAAGAAGTTCTCCACGTTATACATGTTTGAAAAGTATCAGACGTATAACAACTTCAATAATCCGCCGGTGCTCGCACTGGATGCGAACGGGAAGGAATGGCTGATCCGCGCGCCGGAGAAATCGGAGAAGCAATGTGTGCGGGCGTATCCGATCACGGATGGTGAGCTGGGCGATTTCGTGAACATCATCGCACCGAAGAGCGGGCCGGGCTTGGTGGCCAACTGGCAGGTGGCGACGCTGGCGGGCGGGCAACTCGTGCTGACGGCGGCGTTCTCGGAAACAGGCGGTTATGACCCGGAGGATCTGGAGCTGTATATGTCGCGCTTCGATGGAAAAGGTAATTGGAGCGCGCCCCAACAGTTGACGAACAATGGTTCCAAAACGACGTCATCGCACAAGGCGACGGGCGCAATCAGTTCTGTGGATTCGGTGACTTCGTATAAAACGAAGTTCACAGCCGCAACGGCTGGCAAAGATGGTGCACCCGTGCTGACGACGGTGAATACGGAGAGCACGATCGTGGGTATCAATAGTGCGGGGACGACGGGCAGTGGGCGCGCAGTGATCGTGAGCAGCGGCGGGCGCGTGGATAATCCGTATGTGTTTTTCCTGAAGCCGTAA
- a CDS encoding response regulator transcription factor yields the protein MKHEQESAMKKSKKAAAEKAKKKILIVDDHPIMRQGLALLVRTDETLEVCGEAESASKAVEAAMRLKPDLVIADISLPGRNGLELIKDLHALQPGLPVLVVSMHDESIYAERVLRAGGRGYVMKGEGSQKLMTAIQQVLSGGIFVSQNISAQILELFSGRRSSASPVEKLSDREFEVFQLIGQGRSTREIAAELHISIKTVEVHRVNIKEKLDLKTASELIHYAVRWVDGQGAAGA from the coding sequence ATGAAGCACGAACAGGAATCCGCGATGAAGAAAAGCAAGAAGGCCGCCGCTGAAAAGGCGAAGAAAAAAATCCTGATTGTGGATGATCATCCGATCATGCGTCAGGGCCTTGCCTTGCTTGTGCGCACAGATGAGACGCTCGAGGTATGTGGTGAAGCAGAGAGTGCTTCAAAGGCTGTCGAAGCGGCCATGCGTCTCAAGCCGGATCTCGTCATCGCAGACATTTCCCTCCCCGGCCGTAATGGTCTGGAACTCATCAAAGACTTGCACGCCCTCCAGCCCGGCCTGCCGGTGCTCGTCGTCTCCATGCATGATGAATCCATCTATGCCGAACGCGTCTTGCGCGCCGGCGGCCGTGGTTACGTGATGAAGGGTGAAGGCAGCCAAAAACTCATGACCGCGATCCAGCAGGTGCTGAGCGGCGGCATCTTCGTGAGCCAAAATATTTCCGCGCAGATCTTGGAACTGTTCTCCGGCCGGCGCAGCAGCGCATCACCCGTGGAGAAGTTAAGCGATCGCGAATTCGAGGTGTTCCAGCTCATCGGGCAGGGCCGCAGCACGCGTGAGATCGCGGCGGAACTGCACATCAGCATCAAGACCGTGGAGGTCCACCGCGTGAACATCAAGGAGAAGCTCGACCTCAAGACCGCCTCCGAGCTGATCCACTATGCCGTCCGCTGGGTGGATGGCCAAGGGGCCGCAGGCGCCTGA
- a CDS encoding helix-turn-helix domain-containing protein: MATTEHTNQREIATNLALPGGRLGAPANVAGVPLSESQHKLLIEALQQSQIYQDYERAFSDATGLAMTLQPLNSWQLPLYRHRHENGFCSLMAGHSRSCAACMQTQQELTEKAADGPATVNCALGLSDSAVPVKLGDQIIGFLQTGQIMKRKPTEAQFDKASDQIKTWNVSVDQGELREAYFSTKVVPPKQYEAVLGLLRIFAEHLSMVCNQIALQQANAEPPVIRKAKEFIHEHQAEDITLGQVAKSVNTSTFYFCKIFKKYTGLNFTDYVSRVRIEKAKNLLLNPNLRVSEIAYEVGFQSLTHFNRVFKRIVGQSPTQYREHLPTV; encoded by the coding sequence ATGGCAACAACAGAACATACCAATCAGCGCGAAATCGCAACCAATCTTGCCCTGCCTGGCGGTCGTTTGGGCGCACCCGCCAACGTGGCTGGAGTTCCGTTGAGCGAATCTCAGCACAAACTTCTGATTGAGGCCCTCCAGCAATCCCAGATCTACCAGGATTATGAGCGCGCCTTTTCTGACGCGACGGGACTGGCCATGACGCTCCAACCGCTGAATTCATGGCAACTGCCCCTCTATCGCCATCGTCATGAGAACGGTTTCTGTTCCCTGATGGCCGGTCACAGCCGTTCCTGCGCCGCCTGTATGCAAACGCAGCAGGAGCTGACGGAGAAGGCCGCTGATGGCCCCGCCACGGTGAATTGCGCCCTCGGCCTGAGTGACAGTGCCGTACCAGTGAAGCTGGGCGATCAAATCATCGGTTTCCTCCAGACCGGCCAGATCATGAAGCGCAAGCCCACGGAAGCGCAGTTCGACAAGGCTTCCGACCAGATCAAAACTTGGAATGTCTCCGTGGACCAGGGTGAATTGCGCGAAGCCTATTTCAGCACGAAAGTCGTTCCGCCCAAGCAATATGAAGCGGTTCTCGGCCTCTTGCGCATCTTCGCCGAGCATCTGAGCATGGTCTGCAACCAGATCGCCCTGCAGCAGGCGAATGCCGAGCCACCAGTGATTCGCAAGGCCAAGGAATTCATCCACGAGCATCAGGCTGAGGATATCACGCTCGGCCAGGTGGCGAAGTCGGTGAACACGAGCACTTTCTATTTCTGCAAGATCTTTAAGAAATACACGGGGTTGAATTTCACGGATTATGTCTCCCGGGTGCGCATCGAGAAGGCGAAGAACCTCTTGCTTAATCCGAACCTCCGGGTGAGTGAAATCGCTTACGAAGTCGGCTTCCAGTCGTTGACGCACTTCAACCGCGTATTCAAGCGCATCGTCGGCCAGTCGCCCACCCAATACCGCGAGCATCTGCCGACGGTTTGA
- a CDS encoding cyclic nucleotide-binding domain-containing protein has translation MKTALVDTGSTDLMNRLRAHPFLKGMNESHLLALVDCAMPCSFVAGQKIFAEGDVANRFYLLESGEVTLFSEGSPHEHVPVQTLAAGDVLGWSWLFPPYYWHFSAEAKTQVDAIFFYGTRLRERCEQDPALGYEIMKRVTEIVIARLQKTRQQFLKT, from the coding sequence ATGAAAACAGCTCTTGTGGACACCGGATCTACGGATTTGATGAATCGTTTACGGGCGCATCCTTTTCTGAAAGGGATGAACGAGTCACATCTGCTCGCATTAGTAGATTGCGCCATGCCCTGCTCATTTGTCGCGGGACAAAAGATCTTTGCAGAAGGCGATGTCGCGAACCGGTTTTACCTGCTGGAATCAGGAGAAGTGACATTGTTTTCGGAAGGATCGCCGCATGAACATGTCCCCGTCCAAACTCTCGCTGCTGGCGATGTTCTCGGCTGGTCATGGTTGTTCCCGCCATATTACTGGCATTTCTCAGCTGAAGCCAAAACACAGGTGGATGCCATCTTCTTTTACGGCACTCGCCTAAGGGAGCGTTGCGAGCAAGATCCTGCCCTAGGGTATGAAATCATGAAGCGTGTGACAGAAATTGTCATCGCGCGGTTGCAGAAAACGCGGCAGCAGTTTTTGAAAACTTAA
- a CDS encoding sodium:proton antiporter — protein sequence MDAHAVIQPNPLMMLPFAALLGTIALGPLFFANWWGKHYPKVAYALGAITLLYYFFGLHAGTRVLHVAQEYVSFIALIGSLYVVSGGIHISVKGEATPFANVVFLLVGAVIANLLGTTGASMLLIRPWIRMNKYRITAHHIVFFIFIVSNVGGCLTPIGDPPLFLGYLKGVPFWWVTEHCWPMWLTGIGVLLAMFFVADTLNYRKAPKPVREKLAEPPDAWKFEGTSNLVFLTVILCAVFINHPLFLREALMIGAAAGSYYTTKKHVHAANDFNFHPVQEVAILFIGIFATMMPALDWLAANTNAEEVGKLGLALNPAFFYFGSGILSSVLDNAPTYLAFLSAVFGAFIDPHTIEQIQAFIQNGGDLATLTGPHADHIRNTIAALQQYKPELLAAKTVSVEQIEIAYLLGNAELNKYIVSISIGAVFFGANTYIGNGPNFMVKAIADQQKVHTPSFLGYVFKYSLPIMFPMLLIVWFFFFRK from the coding sequence ATGGACGCGCATGCCGTAATCCAACCGAACCCGCTGATGATGCTGCCCTTCGCAGCATTGCTCGGCACCATTGCCCTTGGACCGCTCTTCTTTGCCAACTGGTGGGGCAAACACTATCCGAAAGTCGCCTATGCCCTCGGGGCCATCACGCTGCTATACTATTTCTTCGGTCTCCATGCCGGCACCCGCGTGCTGCATGTGGCGCAGGAGTATGTCAGCTTCATTGCCTTGATCGGTTCTCTCTACGTCGTCTCCGGCGGCATCCATATCTCGGTGAAAGGTGAGGCGACTCCCTTCGCCAATGTCGTCTTCCTCCTCGTCGGTGCCGTCATCGCGAATCTTCTGGGTACTACGGGCGCCTCCATGCTGCTTATCCGCCCGTGGATACGGATGAACAAATATCGCATCACCGCGCATCACATCGTCTTCTTCATCTTCATCGTGTCGAACGTCGGCGGCTGCCTCACGCCCATCGGCGATCCCCCGCTCTTCCTGGGGTATCTGAAAGGCGTCCCTTTCTGGTGGGTCACCGAACATTGCTGGCCCATGTGGCTCACTGGTATCGGTGTATTGCTTGCCATGTTCTTCGTGGCCGACACTTTGAACTATCGGAAAGCCCCCAAACCGGTGCGCGAGAAGCTGGCCGAGCCGCCGGACGCATGGAAGTTTGAGGGCACTTCAAATCTTGTTTTCCTCACCGTGATCCTGTGCGCTGTGTTCATCAACCATCCGCTGTTTCTCCGTGAAGCTCTGATGATCGGCGCGGCTGCTGGTTCCTATTACACGACCAAAAAGCATGTCCATGCGGCCAATGACTTCAATTTCCATCCCGTGCAGGAGGTCGCCATCCTCTTCATCGGCATCTTCGCCACCATGATGCCTGCCCTCGACTGGCTCGCCGCGAACACGAATGCCGAAGAAGTCGGCAAGCTCGGTCTCGCACTCAACCCTGCTTTCTTCTACTTTGGCTCCGGCATACTCTCCAGCGTGCTGGATAATGCGCCTACGTATCTCGCGTTCCTCAGCGCCGTCTTCGGTGCGTTCATTGATCCTCACACCATTGAGCAGATCCAGGCTTTCATCCAAAACGGCGGCGATCTCGCCACCCTCACAGGGCCTCACGCCGATCATATCCGGAACACCATCGCTGCATTGCAACAATACAAGCCCGAGTTGCTCGCTGCCAAAACCGTGAGCGTGGAACAAATCGAGATCGCCTACCTCCTCGGTAACGCGGAGCTGAACAAATACATCGTCTCCATCAGCATCGGTGCCGTCTTCTTCGGAGCGAACACCTACATCGGCAACGGTCCAAATTTCATGGTCAAAGCCATCGCGGATCAGCAAAAGGTCCACACCCCGAGTTTCCTCGGCTACGTCTTCAAATACAGCCTGCCCATCATGTTCCCGATGCTGCTGATCGTCTGGTTTTTCTTTTTTCGGAAATGA
- a CDS encoding helix-turn-helix domain-containing protein, whose translation MAKNGTSASEGNPAKGGPVVFAEATAWRPVGSGWQPLFGSFQGLGFSVEWHDFTNKEELDWSASFHPDCIELCLNLSGEGFVEGGGTRSDIAPLSVAFYRQGEERLIGRRLAGQQHQFLTIEFSRTFLQTHLDALGKKLHPLVRAFVDGKPSPVGPAFPQRLTAAQQQLVEVLRQPPVFAAAQPLWYQCKVLEMALTFFMQVVEEKEQPASRQSRTAQERVEQVIFLLRQDLCEPPSLEELGKKIGCSPFYLSRTFSQVTSQTIPQYLRRLRMEKAAELLQSGEYNVTEAAMEVGYNSPSHFSQAFHETYGCCPGLYPLGARRK comes from the coding sequence ATGGCTAAGAACGGTACCAGCGCCAGTGAAGGAAATCCCGCCAAGGGAGGCCCTGTCGTGTTTGCCGAAGCCACCGCATGGCGGCCTGTAGGTTCAGGTTGGCAACCGCTCTTCGGCAGCTTCCAAGGCCTTGGTTTCAGTGTAGAATGGCATGATTTCACTAACAAAGAGGAACTGGACTGGTCTGCTAGTTTTCATCCGGATTGCATAGAGCTTTGCTTGAACTTGAGCGGCGAAGGTTTCGTCGAAGGCGGGGGTACGCGCTCTGACATCGCACCCCTGAGCGTGGCGTTTTACCGGCAAGGTGAGGAGAGATTGATCGGTCGTCGTCTGGCCGGACAGCAACATCAGTTCCTTACAATTGAATTTTCCCGCACGTTCCTGCAAACGCACTTGGATGCTTTGGGGAAAAAATTGCATCCGCTCGTGCGGGCGTTCGTGGATGGCAAACCTTCACCTGTCGGTCCTGCCTTTCCGCAGCGGCTCACAGCGGCGCAGCAACAACTCGTGGAAGTCTTGCGCCAGCCGCCCGTCTTCGCTGCCGCGCAACCGCTCTGGTATCAGTGCAAGGTGCTGGAGATGGCGCTCACATTCTTCATGCAAGTGGTGGAGGAAAAAGAGCAGCCTGCCTCGCGTCAAAGCCGTACTGCGCAAGAACGCGTGGAGCAAGTCATCTTCCTGTTACGCCAAGATTTGTGCGAGCCGCCTTCGCTCGAAGAACTCGGCAAGAAAATCGGCTGCAGCCCATTCTATCTCAGCCGCACTTTCTCCCAGGTCACCAGCCAGACCATCCCGCAATATCTCCGCCGTCTGCGCATGGAGAAGGCCGCAGAACTCCTGCAATCCGGTGAATACAACGTGACCGAGGCAGCGATGGAAGTGGGCTACAACAGCCCCAGCCATTTCAGCCAGGCCTTCCACGAAACCTACGGCTGCTGCCCGGGTCTTTATCCCCTCGGCGCCCGCCGCAAGTAG
- a CDS encoding cupin — protein sequence MPTLIAHPARIKAAGNRPKIIEEFIGNVNSQESRLSIARMMSLSGWTEPGQTPEFDEFTIVLKGMLRVLHKDGYIDVTAGQAVITKAGEWVQYSTPGAEGAEYIAVCLPGFTPNSVHRDPPETTA from the coding sequence ATGCCGACATTGATCGCCCACCCGGCCCGCATCAAAGCAGCGGGAAATCGCCCCAAGATCATCGAGGAATTTATCGGTAATGTGAATTCGCAGGAATCCCGTCTCAGCATCGCCCGCATGATGAGTCTCTCCGGCTGGACTGAGCCCGGCCAGACACCGGAGTTCGATGAATTCACCATCGTGCTGAAAGGCATGCTGCGCGTGCTGCACAAGGATGGATACATCGATGTCACCGCCGGACAGGCGGTTATCACCAAAGCGGGTGAATGGGTGCAATACAGCACGCCGGGAGCAGAGGGTGCGGAGTATATCGCTGTATGTCTGCCAGGCTTTACGCCGAATAGCGTCCACCGCGATCCGCCGGAAACGACCGCATAG
- a CDS encoding glycosyltransferase family 4 protein, with product MNIVQITPGAGGMYCGNCFRDNAMVAAWRKQGHNTLMIPLYLPMTLDEEDQSKGVPTFFNGVNVYLEQQSAWYRSAPKWLHKILASPILLKLASGRAAKTQATDVVDIAISMLKGEEGNQARELEELIAYLKPQNHPDAISLSNAMLIGLARRMKQELKSSVVCMLQGEDAFIDSMPEEGSNAMWRLLAERAKEVDLFIAPSRYFGERMMAKMQIPANKLKVVYNGINLAGYPTTVPPISTNTAPVIGFFARMCKDKGLDSVVEAFLSLKQRNRVPGLKLKIGGGCGPSDEPFVEQLKMRLQRAGFIGDVSFHPNLSREEKLEFFQGLSVFTVPALYGEAFGLYVIESLASGVPVVQPRVASFPELVETTGGGALYEPGSPGALANALEATLIDTRHLRTMAETGHRMVHSRFSIESMAEHMAKAFAELKQPTVSR from the coding sequence GTGAACATCGTGCAGATCACACCGGGTGCCGGTGGCATGTATTGCGGAAATTGTTTCCGCGATAACGCCATGGTGGCTGCCTGGCGGAAGCAGGGGCATAACACCCTGATGATCCCGCTCTATCTGCCGATGACGCTGGATGAGGAGGATCAGAGCAAAGGTGTGCCGACCTTCTTCAACGGCGTGAACGTCTATCTGGAGCAGCAATCCGCCTGGTATCGCAGTGCCCCGAAGTGGCTACACAAAATCCTCGCTTCGCCCATTCTTTTGAAGCTGGCTTCCGGCCGGGCGGCCAAGACGCAAGCGACGGATGTGGTGGACATCGCCATCTCCATGCTCAAGGGAGAAGAAGGCAATCAGGCGCGCGAACTGGAAGAACTTATCGCCTACCTAAAGCCACAGAACCACCCGGATGCCATCAGCCTTTCCAATGCTATGCTCATCGGCCTCGCGCGCCGTATGAAGCAAGAGCTTAAATCTTCGGTGGTCTGCATGTTGCAGGGCGAGGATGCGTTCATTGATTCCATGCCGGAAGAAGGCAGCAACGCCATGTGGCGATTGCTGGCGGAGCGCGCCAAGGAAGTGGACTTGTTCATCGCGCCGAGCCGTTATTTCGGCGAGCGAATGATGGCGAAGATGCAGATCCCGGCGAATAAATTGAAGGTCGTTTACAATGGCATCAACCTCGCAGGCTATCCGACGACTGTGCCGCCGATCAGCACAAATACGGCACCCGTCATCGGTTTTTTCGCCCGCATGTGCAAGGACAAGGGGCTGGATTCCGTGGTGGAGGCGTTTCTTTCGCTCAAGCAGCGCAATCGTGTTCCGGGATTGAAACTCAAAATCGGCGGTGGTTGTGGACCTTCTGATGAACCGTTCGTTGAACAATTGAAAATGCGGTTACAGCGGGCGGGTTTCATTGGTGATGTCTCGTTCCACCCAAATCTGAGCCGTGAGGAGAAACTGGAATTTTTCCAAGGGCTCAGCGTTTTCACCGTGCCTGCACTTTATGGTGAGGCATTCGGTCTGTATGTGATCGAGTCATTGGCTTCTGGTGTTCCTGTGGTGCAGCCTCGCGTGGCGTCTTTTCCAGAACTGGTCGAGACGACTGGCGGCGGTGCGCTGTATGAGCCGGGCAGTCCCGGTGCGCTGGCCAATGCACTGGAAGCGACGCTCATCGATACACGGCATCTGCGCACGATGGCCGAGACGGGGCATAGGATGGTGCATTCGCGCTTTAGTATCGAGTCCATGGCGGAGCATATGGCCAAGGCGTTTGCGGAGTTGAAGCAACCAACCGTTTCGCGCTAA
- a CDS encoding thioesterase family protein translates to MPYEFKVVRRVEFSETDMAGIVHYSNFFRYMETAEHAFFRSLGYSIVTNQVTPHVGWPRVHASCDYKQPLRFEDEVEIHLLVCEKRSKAISYLFRFVKLNGGHPGEVARGKLTVVCVTRDEHGKMGATNIPEEIASKIEVAPSELLNKPVLN, encoded by the coding sequence ATGCCATACGAATTCAAAGTCGTCCGCCGGGTGGAGTTCTCCGAGACGGACATGGCGGGGATCGTCCACTACTCGAATTTCTTCCGCTACATGGAGACGGCGGAGCACGCCTTCTTCCGCTCGCTGGGCTACTCCATTGTCACCAACCAGGTGACCCCGCACGTCGGCTGGCCGCGCGTGCATGCCTCGTGTGATTACAAGCAACCGTTACGTTTTGAGGATGAGGTGGAGATCCATCTGCTCGTGTGCGAGAAACGGAGCAAGGCGATCAGCTATTTATTTAGGTTCGTGAAATTGAATGGCGGGCATCCCGGCGAAGTCGCCCGCGGCAAACTGACCGTGGTGTGTGTCACGCGCGATGAACATGGCAAGATGGGTGCGACCAACATCCCTGAAGAGATCGCGAGCAAGATCGAAGTGGCACCGTCGGAGCTGTTGAACAAGCCCGTGCTAAACTAA